From the genome of Alosa sapidissima isolate fAloSap1 chromosome 14, fAloSap1.pri, whole genome shotgun sequence, one region includes:
- the ube2d2 gene encoding ubiquitin-conjugating enzyme E2 D2 isoform X1 — MALKRIHKELNDLARDPPAQCSAGPVGDDMFHWQATIMGPNDSPYQGGVFFLTIHFPTDYPFKPPKVAFTTRIYHPNINSNGSICLDILRSQWSPALTISKVLLSICSLLCDPNPDDPLVPEIARIYKTDREKYNRIAREWTQKYAM, encoded by the exons ATGGCTCTGAAAAGAATTCACAAG GAGTTGAATGACTTGGCTCGTGATCCTCCCGCTCAATGCTCAGCCGGACCAGTAGGAGATGACA TGTTTCATTGGCAGGCGACAATAATGGGACCT AATGACAGTCCTTACCAGGGTGGAGTGTTTTTCCTCACTATTCACTTCCCCACAGACTACCCCTTCAAACCGCCAAAG GTTGCGTTCACCACAAGAATCTACCACCCGAATATCAACAGCAACGGAAGCATCTGTCTCGACATTCTGAGGTCACAGTGGTCCCCCGCCCTCACCATCTCCAAAg TTCTCCTGTCTATCTGCTCTCTGCTGTGTGACCCAAACCCAGATGATCCTCTCGTACCCGAGATCGCCCGCATCTACAAGACTGACAGGGAAAA GTACAACAGAATAGCTCGGGAATGGACACAAAAGTATGCAATGTAG
- the ube2d2 gene encoding ubiquitin-conjugating enzyme E2 D2 isoform X2, producing MALKRIHKELNDLARDPPAQCSAGPVGDDMFHWQATIMGPNDSPYQGGVFFLTIHFPTDYPFKPPKVAFTTRIYHPNINSNGSICLDILRSQWSPALTISKVLLSICSLLCDPNPDDPLVPEIARIYKTDREKLLTRDDTATLRRG from the exons ATGGCTCTGAAAAGAATTCACAAG GAGTTGAATGACTTGGCTCGTGATCCTCCCGCTCAATGCTCAGCCGGACCAGTAGGAGATGACA TGTTTCATTGGCAGGCGACAATAATGGGACCT AATGACAGTCCTTACCAGGGTGGAGTGTTTTTCCTCACTATTCACTTCCCCACAGACTACCCCTTCAAACCGCCAAAG GTTGCGTTCACCACAAGAATCTACCACCCGAATATCAACAGCAACGGAAGCATCTGTCTCGACATTCTGAGGTCACAGTGGTCCCCCGCCCTCACCATCTCCAAAg TTCTCCTGTCTATCTGCTCTCTGCTGTGTGACCCAAACCCAGATGATCCTCTCGTACCCGAGATCGCCCGCATCTACAAGACTGACAGGGAAAA GCTACTTACCAGAGACGACACAGCTACATTAAGACGAGGATGA
- the zgc:110843 gene encoding CDGSH iron-sulfur domain-containing protein 1 isoform X1, which produces MASPPFPPLPTLPSPAGTSGFRVSKEQLTTIVPVAVAAVVGTYLVSRYFSGSSSCSKGKVNLTLNKDSPKVVHSFDMEDIGSKAVYCRCWRSKKFPYCDGSHTKHNEETGDNVGPLIIKKKDA; this is translated from the exons ATGGCATCGCCGCCTTTTCCGCCTCTCCCTACCCTACCCTCACCTGCGGGCACCTCAGGATTCAGAGTTTCTAAAG aACAGCTGACCACCATCGTTCCTGTTGCAGTGGCCGCAGTGGTGGGTACCTACCTGGTGAGCAGGTACTTTAGTGGGAGCAGCAGTTGCTCCAAGGGGAAGGTGAATCTGACCCTGAACAAGGACAGCCCCAAGGTGGTGCATAGCTTCGACATGGAGGACATCGGCTCCAAAGCGGTCTACTGCCGCTGCTGGAGATCTAAGAAG TTTCCCTATTGCGATGgctcacacaccaaacacaatgAAGAGACTGGTGATAATGTGGGCCCTCTGATCATCAAGAAGAAGGACGCCTAA
- the zgc:110843 gene encoding CDGSH iron-sulfur domain-containing protein 1 isoform X2, translating to MASPPFPPLPTLPSPAGTSGFRVSKVAAVVGTYLVSRYFSGSSSCSKGKVNLTLNKDSPKVVHSFDMEDIGSKAVYCRCWRSKKFPYCDGSHTKHNEETGDNVGPLIIKKKDA from the exons ATGGCATCGCCGCCTTTTCCGCCTCTCCCTACCCTACCCTCACCTGCGGGCACCTCAGGATTCAGAGTTTCTAAAG TGGCCGCAGTGGTGGGTACCTACCTGGTGAGCAGGTACTTTAGTGGGAGCAGCAGTTGCTCCAAGGGGAAGGTGAATCTGACCCTGAACAAGGACAGCCCCAAGGTGGTGCATAGCTTCGACATGGAGGACATCGGCTCCAAAGCGGTCTACTGCCGCTGCTGGAGATCTAAGAAG TTTCCCTATTGCGATGgctcacacaccaaacacaatgAAGAGACTGGTGATAATGTGGGCCCTCTGATCATCAAGAAGAAGGACGCCTAA
- the zgc:110843 gene encoding CDGSH iron-sulfur domain-containing protein 1 isoform X3 — protein MENGAYKSEEQLTTIVPVAVAAVVGTYLVSRYFSGSSSCSKGKVNLTLNKDSPKVVHSFDMEDIGSKAVYCRCWRSKKFPYCDGSHTKHNEETGDNVGPLIIKKKDA, from the exons ATGGAGAATGGCGCCTACAAGAGCGAAG aACAGCTGACCACCATCGTTCCTGTTGCAGTGGCCGCAGTGGTGGGTACCTACCTGGTGAGCAGGTACTTTAGTGGGAGCAGCAGTTGCTCCAAGGGGAAGGTGAATCTGACCCTGAACAAGGACAGCCCCAAGGTGGTGCATAGCTTCGACATGGAGGACATCGGCTCCAAAGCGGTCTACTGCCGCTGCTGGAGATCTAAGAAG TTTCCCTATTGCGATGgctcacacaccaaacacaatgAAGAGACTGGTGATAATGTGGGCCCTCTGATCATCAAGAAGAAGGACGCCTAA
- the cxxc5b gene encoding CXXC-type zinc finger protein 5, producing MSGSGGSAHGPQTAVDLPPSSPGSMVERRNRSGIISEPLSKSLKRSRTLTLASANSANNGNTHSSQAGKPSAEPGQGRVPAGSVKLDRGALLSGLLDSPSGLHLAQAAELLRRAGMLMPLGGAASDTAAMPLGAVTGVTPSDLESVAASTATDSVVGSLSDFPLLGNGFPLHPGLFIMTPAGVFLADGTFIGGGAGVTAAEHHQQAQSELSAVANGNGKKKRKRCGICEPCRRRVNCEQCSSCRNRKTGHQICKFRKCEELKKKPSGAMEVMLPTGAPFRWFQ from the coding sequence ATGTCTGGCAGTGGGGGGTCAGCCCATGGACCCCAGACTGCAGTGGACCTGCCCCCGTCCTCCCCGGGGTCGATGGTAGAGCGCCGTAACCGCAGCGGCATCATCAGCGAGCCCCTCAGCAAGAGCCTGAAGCGCTCGCGCACGCTAACACTAGCCTCCGCTAACAGCGCTAACAACGGCAACACCCACAGCAGCCAGGCAGGCAAGCCGTCAGCAGAGCCTGGCCAGGGCAGGGTGCCGGCGGGGAGCGTGAAACTGGACCGGGGGGCACTGCTCTCGGGCCTGCTGGACTCGCCCAGCGGCCTCCACCTGGCGCAGGCGGCCGAGCTCCTGAGGCGGGCTGGAATGCTGATGCCACTAGGGGGCGCAGCCTCCGACACCGCCGCCATGCCCCTGGGCGCCGTCACGGGCGTCACCCCCAGCGACCTCGAGAGCGTGGCCGCTTCCACGGCGACGGACTCTGTGGTGGGGAGCCTGTCGGACTTCCCGTTGCTGGGCAACGGCTTCCCGCTCCACCCGGGCCTGTTCATCATGACGCCGGCCGGAGTGTTCCTGGCCGACGGGACGTTCATAGGGGGGGGCGCAGGGGTCACCGCTGCCGAGCACCACCAGCAGGCCCAGAGCGAGCTGTCAGCCGTCGCCAATGGCAACGGCAAGAAGAAGCGCAAACGCTGCGGGATTTGCGAGCCTTGCAGGCGGAGAGTGAACTGCGAGCAGTGCAGCAGCTGCCGCAACCGCAAGACCGGCCACCAGATCTGCAAGTTCCGCAAGTGTGAGGAGCTGAAGAAGAAACCGTCAGGAGCAatggag